A window of Sulfuricurvum sp. contains these coding sequences:
- the recA gene encoding recombinase RecA: MDPNKLKSLELAMKQIDKTFGKGTLMRLGDKVIEPIGAISTGSLGLDLALGVGGVPEGRVIEIYGPESSGKTTLTLHIIAEAQKNGSICAFIDAEHALDVGYAKNLGVDVENLLVSQPDYGEQALDIVETIARSGAVDLIVVDSVAALTPKVEIEGEMSDQQVGTQARLMSKALRKLTAILHKMNCTIIFINQIRMKIGTMGYGSPETTTGGNALKFYASVRIDIRKIATLKQGESQIGNRVKAKVIKNKVAPPFRQAEFDIMFGEGISKEGELVDYGVKLDIIDKSGAWFSFEDTKLGQGRENVKQKFKDEPELAKIVEAKIKDAMGVNNIMAMDESEMNEVDE, translated from the coding sequence ATGGATCCAAACAAACTTAAATCGCTAGAACTTGCGATGAAACAAATCGACAAAACTTTTGGAAAAGGGACGCTTATGCGTCTTGGAGACAAGGTTATAGAACCTATCGGTGCCATTAGTACCGGTTCATTGGGGCTTGATTTAGCTCTAGGTGTTGGAGGAGTTCCTGAGGGACGCGTTATCGAAATTTATGGACCTGAGAGTTCGGGGAAAACCACCCTTACTCTTCATATCATCGCCGAAGCTCAAAAAAATGGAAGCATTTGTGCGTTTATCGATGCTGAACACGCACTCGATGTCGGATACGCCAAAAATCTTGGTGTTGATGTCGAAAATCTTCTCGTTTCACAACCCGATTACGGCGAACAAGCACTCGACATCGTCGAAACTATCGCCCGTAGCGGTGCCGTTGATTTGATCGTAGTGGACTCTGTAGCTGCCCTCACCCCCAAAGTGGAGATTGAGGGGGAGATGAGCGACCAGCAGGTGGGAACACAAGCGCGTTTAATGTCCAAAGCCCTCCGTAAACTCACCGCTATTTTGCACAAAATGAACTGTACGATTATTTTTATCAACCAAATCCGTATGAAAATCGGAACGATGGGTTATGGCTCTCCTGAGACAACAACAGGTGGAAATGCGCTAAAATTTTATGCATCGGTTCGTATCGATATCCGTAAAATCGCTACTCTCAAACAAGGAGAGAGCCAAATCGGTAACCGTGTCAAAGCAAAAGTAATCAAAAATAAAGTAGCACCGCCATTTCGTCAAGCAGAATTTGATATTATGTTTGGTGAAGGTATCTCCAAAGAGGGTGAACTGGTCGATTACGGTGTAAAACTCGATATTATCGACAAAAGTGGTGCATGGTTTAGTTTTGAGGATACCAAATTAGGTCAAGGACGCGAAAACGTCAAGCAAAAGTTTAAAGATGAGCCAGAATTGGCTAAAATAGTGGAAGCAAAAATAAAAGATGCTATGGGTGTAAATAACATTATGGCCATGGATGAATCTGAAATGAATGAGGTGGATGAATGA